CCTACTGCGAAGTGTAGAGTTACAGTACCACTTCAGCAATCTCGTACTAAACTCTCTCGTTCTACGCGGACGATCTTTGCAGGAGATCAACGCTCTCCCAGCGAGTCTGCGCCCTTTGGCGCTCAAAGCAGTCGAAGCGGCGCACATGGTCCTTCAACATTTTCTGGACAATCCCACGTATGCCGATGAGATCGCGGGCATGCCTCTGTACTTGCATTCCATCATCCCTTTCTCGGTGGTCTTCCTGATGAAGCTGGCACGACGATGGAATGCGATCGGAATCACCATCGATGCTCCTCAACGAACGTTTCATCTCATCGAGCGTGTCATTCGTCTGTTGCAGAACTGTCAAGTGGGCTCAGACCACATGATCTACTCTATGGCAAAAGGCTTTGATAGGATGTTCAGGCGTGTCAAATGTAGTGACGACGTCGGCACCTCCTCGACACAATAACAGAGGATCAACCTGCAAGACAGTGTGCTCACTGCTCCGAGCGACTCACATACATCGAACCCTCGCCGCAATGAGACTGTAGTTGAAGGCGCTCCAGACAACAGACTAGTAGAGGAGTCGATGCTGCCTCCCGGGACAGCCGGCGGTGTTGTTACTGACTTCACGTTCGAATGGGGTCTGCAAGACGAGGAGTTGTGGTCGCTGGGAATGGGTTTCGACCTCTTGGAGCCTTTGGGTTCGGGCATGCATGCTACCGAGTTTGTGTCCGGGGGTATTGTCTGGACGTGAGTCAATTGTAACATGCAAGACTGCTCGCCATACTGAGAACGGCAAGCGGCTGACAGGCTGAGAGATGTCAAGTGGCGTGGATCAGTCAACCGCATACGAGTGACAGTCGACAGGAATGCGAGCTGCATTGAACTGCACGATCCGAGGGGAAGACCTTGAAAGCATCCAACACACCTGTTCGATGCGTTGGCTGCTGACGACTGTCTCGCAGTCCAATGTCACATTACAGGCCGGTGAGAAATTTCGAGACCTAATCCCATCAAGCCAGTATGTGCATTGTGGGACCATGCATCAGCGTCGCGAACTTCGTTGCTCGTGACGGCTACGAAAGCGAGGACCCGAGACCATCATCAAGCACGAAACAGTGCCGCTTGGTGTTCTGCTTTGCAAGCACCTATCCTGGCAGGCAAGCTCACGCTGTAAGCTCTAGGGGTCTTTAGGTCCAGATGCTTGTAAAAGCCAAAGCTCGATTCTGGACGGATGTCAGCGGTCAGCGACATGCCCTACTTCACAGCTGCAACATCCTGATCTATGCAACTTATATGAGAGCTGACTTCTCCCCGTTCCCGGAGCCACCGCGTATCTCCACAAGGCAGCAGCACCACAATCGATCGACACGAGCATACAGTACTTCCTCTCGCCGGAGGACGGCGGCGGTCCCACCTCGTACTACATTGGAACTGTAGGAGCTAGACGGCGCACATTCGATTCGCACGCTGTCAAGATCACTAATCTCCGGGGCAAAGAGGAATTCTTCTCTCTCGACACCCATGGCTTCGAGCTGGCCCGCTACCCAACCACCGAGAAAGACTTCGGGGATGAAGAAGTGATCCGAGAGCGATACTACCGCGAGGTCGAGAAGATGCTGAAAGAGCTGTAAGACCCATTGTCTCCGGTAACTCTACCCCATTGCTAAGCAGCGGCCAGGACTGGTGCGAGTCATGTGTACGTCTTCTCGCATGTTGTTCGTAAGGATTCGCATCGGGAGGCTTTAGATATGCCCAAGGAGCTCAGGGACGATGAGCCGATACCACTTGCAACACCAGCAATGTTTGCGCACATCGATTAGTCCTACGATGGCGCCACTCGGACCGTCAATACTGTCGCCGGACGTGACAAGGTCGGCACTGATGTTGCAGGTCTAACCAAGAACCATCGCTGGGGCATTACCAACGCTTGGTCTGTAAACAACCTCTGATTCCTTATACCTTAATAAAGCATCAAAAGGCGCCCTCTCAAGCCAGACACCCGCGAACCCCTAGCAGATCAACGCTTTCATCTTCATCACATGCCTCAGCGCTGTCAACAGCTCCATCTACATCGGCTCCCGTACCGTGCTCTGCACAGTCTGCGATGCCCGCACAGTGCCCGATTCAGACCTACGTGAGATCACGCTCAAGATTCCCACGCAGCTCCCCGCCAATTACTATACACTGCGTACAGGCATACCCAACAGTCCCTACGGGCCCGAAAAGGACGATCTGACGAGGGAGAAGCCCAATCAGAAGCTCTGGCAGGTGGCGGCTAACCCGGGACATAAGTGGTACTGGCCGAGTGGTATGAAGCAGGATGAGGTCCTGTTGATCAAGTGAGTGCTGGTAGTGAGGGGTGCGACTTGAGGAGGGAATGCTAATGTTCGTTCTTGATAGGTGTTTTGACTCCAGGACGGATGTCGCAAGACGTGCACCGCATTGCGCCATTCAGACGCCGATGGATCAGGGTCCACCTGGAGAGAGCATTGAAGTGAGGTGCCTCGTGGTTTGGGAGGATCAGGTGCCGAATGACGAG
Above is a genomic segment from Fulvia fulva chromosome 3, complete sequence containing:
- a CDS encoding Hydroxylase/desaturase CTB9, translating into MLKELTGASHVYVFSHVVRKDSHREALDMPKELRDDEPIPLATPAMFAHIDYSIYIGSRTVLCTVCDARTVPDSDLREITLKIPTQLPANYYTLRTGIPNSPYGPEKDDLTREKPNQKLWQVAANPGHKWYWPSGMKQDEVLLIKCFDSRTDVARRAPHCAIQTPMDQGPPGESIEVRCLVVWEDQVPNDERAML